A DNA window from Macadamia integrifolia cultivar HAES 741 chromosome 4, SCU_Mint_v3, whole genome shotgun sequence contains the following coding sequences:
- the LOC122075357 gene encoding F-box/kelch-repeat protein At1g23390-like yields MANAAKRIPHNKGRAQAREGDEGKKLLQEASIYGDVLEAILNRMTLLDMVAASRVSKEWRGAVSTSLRISPRAKPWFIVYVLHHRNHSITSACAFDPASRVWLRIDIGDLHHFTTNAAASASSSPALRSSHSQHLLYKISAGIFSFSFDALHQTWHQAEAPQVWRQDPIVARLGSRVLVAGGTCDFVDDPLAVEMYDTGSQRWETCEPMPELLKDSATSTWLSTAASDNRLYLLEKRSRLICSFDAETKTWGPTLNLILSTSAPVAVFHSIIGFAGDRLVLVGLIGEPGELQGLGLWEVDQVTYECRKIGEMPSAMVESLRNANSQISTPSASMEGNFIYIYNPSNPEQIFFCELNEGKCQWGQAMNPMTNIRSRMHRFVFTCSRVGMGDLQKGMATGNRRLTVESE; encoded by the coding sequence ATGGCCAACGCTGCGAAGAGAATCCCTCATAATAAAGGAAGAGCTCAAGCAAGGGAAGGAGACGAAGGGAAAAAGCTACTACAAGAAGCTTCGATCTATGGAGATGTGTTGGAGGCAATCCTCAATCGCATGACCTTGCTAGACATGGTGGCGGCGTCTCGTGTCTCAAAGGAATGGCGAGGTGCCGTCTCCACCTCCCTCCGGATATCTCCCCGTGCCAAGCCCTGGTTTATTGTCTACGTTCTCCACCATCGCAACCATTCCATCACCTCCGCCTGTGCCTTCGACCCTGCTTCTCGCGTCTGGCTTCGCATCGACATCGGCGACCTCCACCACTTCACCACCAACGCCGCCGCCTCCGCATCCTCATCCCCAGCACTCCGATCCTCCCATTCCCAACATTTACTCTACAAGATTTCTGCCggaatcttctccttctccttcgacgCGCTTCACCAAACTTGGCACCAAGCGGAAGCGCCGCAAGTGTGGCGTCAGGACCCCATCGTCGCGCGCCTCGGCTCTCGCGTCCTCGTTGCCGGTGGAACATGTGACTTCGTGGACGACCCACTCGCAGTCGAGATGTACGACACTGGATCCCAGAGATGGGAGACGTGTGAGCCCATGCCGGAACTGCTCAAGGACTCCGCCACCAGCACTTGGCTCTCCACCGCCGCCAGCGACAATAGGCTCTACCTGCTGGAGAAGCGCTCCCGTCTGATCTGCTCTTTCGATGCGGAGACCAAGACCTGGGGACCCACTTTGAATCTGATATTGAGCACCAGCGCACCTGTGGCTGTGTTTCACTCCATCATCGGATTCGCCGGCGACCGGTTGGTCCTGGTGGGTCTGATTGGCGAACCAGGGGAGTTGCAGGGCCTTGGTCTCTGGGAAGTCGATCAGGTCACCTACGAGTGTAGAAAGATTGGAGAAATGCCATCGGCGATGGTAGAGAGTCTAAGGAACGCGAATTCTCAGATCTCGACCCCAAGTGCATCAATGGAGGGTAATTTCATCTACATCTATAATCCTTCGAACCCGGAACAGATATTCTTCTGCGAATTGAACGAGGGGAAGTGCCAATGGGGTCAAGCCATGAATCCCATGACAAACATCCGCAGTCGGATGCACAGATTCGTGTTCACATGTTCCAGAGTCGGGATGGGTGACCTTCAGAAGGGTATGGCGACTGGGAACAGAAGATTGACGGTGGAATCGGAGTGA
- the LOC122075362 gene encoding F-box/kelch-repeat protein At1g23390-like, with protein MAKTAKTIPQDREKTGSRQGDEAQELLLLLQEAPIHGDVLETILTRLPMLDMVAASRVSKAWRGAVSTSLRISPRVKPWFIVYTLHHRNHSLTSACAFDPASRVWLRIDIGDVHQFTTNTIAASTASPALRSSHSQHLLYKLSAGLFSFSFDALHLAWHKAEAPQVWRQDPIVARLGSRVLVAGGTCDFVDDPLAVEMYDTGSRRWETCEPMPELLKDSATSTWLSTAATNSRLYLLEKRSRLICSFDAETKTWGPTFNLILNTNAPVAVFHSIIGFAGDRLVLVGLMGEPEELQGLGLWEVDQVTYECRKLGEMPPAMVESLRNANSRLSTPSASMEGDFIYVYNPSNPEQIFFCELKEGKCQWGEAMNPMTNIRSRMHRFVFTCSRVGMGDLQKAMATGNRRLTVESE; from the coding sequence ATGGCCAAGACTGCGAAGACAATCCCACAAGATAGAGAAAAGACTGGATCAAGACAAGGGGACGAAGCACAAGagctactactactactacaagAAGCTCCGATCCATGGAGATGTGTTGGAGACAATTCTCACCCGCCTGCCCATGCTAGACATGGTGGCCGCGTCTCGTGTCTCCAAGGCATGGCGAGGTGCCGTCTCCACCTCCCTCCGGATATCTCCCCGTGTCAAGCCCTGGTTCATCGTCTATACTCTTCACCACCGGAACCATTCACTCACCTCCGCCTGTGCCTTCGACCCTGCCTCTCGTGTCTGGCTTCGTATTGACATCGGCGATGTCCACCAGTTCACCACCAATACCATCGCCGCCTCCACAGCCTCCCCAGCACTCCGATCCTCCCATTCCCAACACCTACTATACAAGCTTTCCGCCGGattattctccttctccttcgacgCCCTCCACCTCGCTTGGCACAAAGCGGAAGCGCCACAAGTGTGGCGTCAGGACCCCATCGTCGCACGCCTCGGCTCTCGTGTACTCGTTGCCGGTGGCACCTGTGACTTCGTGGATGACCCACTCGCCGTCGAGATGTATGACACCGGATCCCGGAGATGGGAGACGTGTGAGCCCATGCCGGAACTGCTCAAGGACTCTGCCACAAGCACTTGGCTCTCCACCGCCGCCACCAACAGTAGGCTCTACCTGCTGGAGAAGCGCTCCCGTCTGATCTGCTCCTTCGATGCAGAGACTAAGACTTGGGGACCCACTTTCAATTTGATCTTGAACACCAACGCACCTGTGGCTGTGTTTCACTCCATCATCGGATTCGCCGGCGACCGGTTGGTCCTGGTGGGTCTGATGGGCGAACCAGAGGAATTGCAGGGCTTGGGGCTCTGGGAGGTCGATCAGGTCACCTACGAGTGTAGAAAGCTGGGAGAGATGCCACCGGCGATGGTAGAAAGTCTCAGGAACGCCAACTCGCGACTCTCGACCCCAAGTGCATCAATGGAGGGTGATTTCATCTACGTTTATAATCCTTCGAACCCGGAACAGATATTCTTCTGTGAATTGAAAGAGGGGAagtgccaatggggtgaagcCATGAATCCCATGACAAACATCCGCAGTCGGATGCACAGATTCGTGTTCACATGTTCCAGAGTCGGGATGGGAGACCTTCAGAAGGCTATGGCAACTGGAAACCGAAGATTGACGGTGGAATCGGAGTGA